A stretch of DNA from Balearica regulorum gibbericeps isolate bBalReg1 chromosome 7, bBalReg1.pri, whole genome shotgun sequence:
TTCTCCAGGAACCCATCATGCCTCTCCTTGCACCCGGTGCCTCCGCTTAGTGCAGTGGGACCATTGCAGCCACTGCCAGTTTTTCCACGACATTGAACTTGCACTGTTCTCAGCTTCTGAGCTCCctgcaaaatataaaatcctACAACAATGATTAAAACACATCAATAATTTGGGTCACAAGGGCTTCCCTTTTTGCGTTCCTACTGTTCCTTAGTTGATCAGACAGGCTGATGGCAGCTGCTCCCAACAAGCTCTCCTGGCCTTCTGATGGAGATAATATTAGACTGCTCCGGCAAAGGGTATCCAGCTCAGGAATGGGATTAGCCCTTCATCACTCCGCTGGAAGTAGAGTAGATCACCAGCACGTGGCCAGGTTTCACGGACTAGAAAGTCCCCATCCGCCTCCAAAGGCGCTCCTTGccaaggaggagctggaagctcTTCCCAACACACGGTGGgacaaaatacttcaaaattgCTCATAATGGTGTTACGTTGACAAGAGGAAGCCAAGACAACATCTTGCATCACTAAGCCTTCTCTAAAATTCACATAAATACTCCAGGGCAACATTGAATTTGAGTGGAACATTGCCCGGGGATGAGGGTGCTGGCCCCAACCAGCCCAAGGACAGAGAGGATGGGCTATTCTCTCAGCAAAGACGCTGAGCAAAAGTAGCGTACACCCTGTGACCCTgacagtcttaaaaaaaaataaaaattgaaaagctaAACATAGAAGCAGATTTGCACACAAAGGATTTGTGTTTTAGGCTGAAAACTCAAGAGCCCTGTGGATGGGAGTGAAATAAAGTCCCATCTGAAAACAGCTCCAGGCTCTTCCCTTACCTCCTCTCTGAACGCGGCCCGTGGGTTGTGGTATGCAAGATGCAGGTCTCCAAATAGGGGAAAGATCTGGGCGCATCGATATCGTGGCCATCACTCATCCCCCTATACAGGCTGGCCTGCAGCCAAAAGCAATTATGTTTCTCTGATGATCATTTATGGTCAGGCATTCCTCCTTGGCTGAAGCAGCTAAAGCCTCGCTGATGGGAGACGTCTGGGACAGCAAAGCCACCCTGATAGGGAAGGATCAGCGCAGGCCAGTCCTTTGGGAGGATGGGTAGTTTGGGGCCACCTAAAGCCAGCAGAGACCTGCTCACTACAAGTTAAAGAGCGAAGAGCAGAGACCCCCAGCAGACATTTACAATGGAAATCGGAGCCATTGGCATTTCGCTTCGCTGCTTCCCAACCAGCAGCCCGTGGCCCGCAGCCTGCTCTCACGAGCTGAGGTAGAGCTGCCATTTGCGTGCACCTTTCCAAGCTCCTCCTGGAGACGAGATGACCTCAGCTCGGCAGTGGGTGTGAAAAACCTGGTTTTCCTTAGAGGAGTCATCATGGGAGGGTCTCCACACTTCTAAAATATGGACTGTGGCAGGACCTTTTATACCCTCCTTTCTCATTCTGCTACACATCAATGGAGAGGTGCTCCTCAAACATGcaagctaaaataaattaaattattaaagttCCTCGTGTGAGTccaattattcagaaaaataagtgtgACGTCCAGGTCCTACCTGCCCAGGATTATCTGATTTCTCACCACGTTGTGAAGTTGTCATTTTGAAGTGCCACCTGTACACCACAAGCCTGGCTATGAAGCTACAAACTCACTGTGTATCAATAGAAAAATAGAGAATTAATGTTGAGGTGGAAGTTCAAAacaatatagaaatattttcatcgGTGGTGAATTGGTGctcaggtttaaaaataaaaagaaagcaagtgaaCCAATTTTGGAACATGTTCTTCCACGCTTTGACACAAGAAGGTTTTCCATTCATTAGTGATTTATGATGTGTATGTCAATCTCATAAAAATCAGGAATATTAATTAGTGCACAGTAAAACTAAATATTACATTTTGGTtgttggtggttgttttttttttaaagtgcattcaCCTTAAGACAAAAGCAGTTAGGTAACTTGACCTGCTACAAGAAGTCCTTCATTTGGCACGACAAACAGAGGGAGGACGCGCTGCTCACATCAGCCTGGAGTTTCAGGAGGTCATTTCAACAAGGACATGAAGACAGAAGGTCAGACGAGGCTCCGAGTCGCTGCTGAATCGCCAGGGTTGCGTGTCCAGCGATGGAGCTCTTGCACAATCACTCCTTCTTCTCAAAAGTCAGTATCTTGAAACCCAATTACGTGTGTTAAAGGAGGGTTAGTTTAGAACgatgaataaataaaagttgACCAACACTTCCTTGCGGGTCTGGCACCCACGTCCTTGCAGCCCCAGGTTGTATTCTCCAAGAGGCAACAGCAGGGCCTTAAGGAGCCaatattccagaaaaaacaaaacaaaagtaataattaaaaaccccaccccCAGCTACTTACAGCATCATCTTTCCACTGCCAAAAATCAGCATTTAGAGATTTCCTCAGCCGGTCATTGCATCCAGACCTCCATCTTCTGTGAATTTGCCTTGTCCCCACGTGACTTAACTTACGAGTTTTCATTTTGTGGCCACCGGTTACACAACTTGGCCACGTGCTGCGTTTGTTTAAAACCCGCTGGCTGAACGGTCCATCTCCTCCTTACATTGTAAGGAACAAAAATTACCCCTCGGTCACCTCCTCAGCATTGTTTACAGCTCTACAGACCTCTCGTACCCTCCCTCAGTCATCTCTTTTCCAGCTGAGAAGAGCTGCTGAACCCTTCCTCGTATGGGAACATGCCCCCACCACCTCCTTATCCTTCATTGTTCATAGCTTTGCTATACAATATGCTTCTGGAGTCACTTGGTATTGCCATATGATCCTGCTACTgggattttaaatattattctttttcccccagatttACTGATTCTAAGCCTGACCTACAGActtactcttaaaaaaatattaagggaaacaaaaaaagtaatcagaGCCAAAAAGCACAAGTGCCAGCACCCATCCTTCTCAGCTGCCGCCACCTCCTTCCACCACGAGAACCAACTATTCCTTCCCCTGTGTCTCTCCACGGTTGTTTCAAAGGGAGAAAACCCTTtattttctccagcagcagctccacccCTTTGGTGAGGCTCCTCACCAAGGTCTTTGCAATCAGCTGGAtcaccttcctctgcctccttgTTGATTCCTTTAAGTGCTTCTCCCAGACTGGCAAAGCACCACTTTCTCATGCAAAACTCACGCTGACTCTTTGCCCGTGCCCAacatccacccatccacccatccacaGCTGCTTCCCTTTGCTCACCCAACCGTTCAGATCGGGGATTTGgagagttgggggggggggggggacacgacacacaCCCCTGCCAGATGCTCGGGTTggaaggggggggaaggttTAACATCCCATTGTGGCCCAGCTCCAGCTCTCACCCTCCCCAGCCAACCCTTTCATCAGGCTACAGCCATTTGCATGCTGATGGACTTATTACTCACTTAAATCACCTGCTAATGGGTCCCCTCCCTCACCGAGAGGTAGATTAGAAGCTCTGCCCAGAAGTGTCCTCCTGAAGTATCTCAGTTATCCTCACACGCACCCCCCTCAAGGTGTTAATTAGGGACACAAGTCAGGCATtggggagcaggaaaaaaaaaaagaggaaaaaaatgttacttggggaaaaaaaaacccaacccttgTAATAAACATCCCTTTGGATTAGCAGGGATGTAGTATATTTGGAGAAGTGCGAGGCGTGGAGGAAACCATACCTTCAGTGCTCTGCAAGGGGTGACGAGGAGCTGGGCCACCTGGATGCTCTGCTGCCCACCCCAAGTGAGATCAAGGTTTGCTTCACCGAGCCCTCAGCTGCAAGACTGAACGATAAAGAGCAGCTTAAGCAGGTGGGTTAACACcccaggagagaaaaaaacccaacaaaccaaccccaaaaacccaaacagcctcaaatataaaggaaaataaaggcaaaaaaacccccaaaaagcTTTCTGTATTGTGTTACATCCGTAAAGGCTTCCACCTGCTCCCTCTGGTCAGGGCTTTCATCTTTCCGAGCCAAAATGTGCAGTTTTCTGCTCTGGGTCAGGAGAGGGGagtatggaaagaaaaaagaaaaaaaaaagaagaaaaaaaaagaacttttctcATCTTAATGCCTGTGGGTGGATTTAAGGACTCTTGTAACCCTTTCTTGCTCTGTATGAGCACAGAGGGAGGGTCGGTCCTCAGCGAGCATTTGTGGTGGCACGGGAGTTTGGTGCCAAGTGCGATGCGAGGGTTGGGGGGGCAAGAGGAGCATGAGCatctattttaaagcttttttttttttttttttttaaaaaaaaagggatatcTCTTGTGCTATAACGTGTGCAACTAGTTTCTGGAAGAACTGGGGAAgaagatttgaagaaaatagtatttctatCCCATCTTCCCCTGTAAGATTAATGCCTTTGTGCCAATGTTGTCACCGGGTGCGGCCGAAGGGGTTTTTCTGACAATGCTTCTGTGGAAGCGTGTCCTTGAAATCTGTGCCCTCAGcgcaggaaaaaaatgacctCAGGAAAAACCATAGCGATGTCAGAAGAGCGATTCGGTTTTGTCTTCAAATCGTCGAAGGCGTCTGCATTTACGCAGCCAGCGTCAtcgcggggccggggcaggaCTACGGGCTGCTGGGACGTTGCTTTAGTATTTTTAGCCGGGTGCCGCGGAGGTGGAAGGTACATAGCAAGCCAGCGGTTAAGAGTCCAGAAAGGcttccaaaaaaacaaacaaaaaaaagcaacaattagCCAAATGAATAGCAAATTGGCCCATAAATGGATATGGGAGGGAATGGGACCTTTAAAAGCTGTACTACCATGGCGATGCGTGATACAGGATTTAATCCGAAGGAGAAATGAAGGGGAAGGGTTCTGTTTGCAGAAGGCTGTACAGCTGAGCCGCCAGCAACCAGTCATCAGGGGAGGCTGCTTCATGATGCTCCGGTTTGTTATTGTTATAAATCACAATATTTAACTTTACAGAGCTTTGTCGTGAGCTCTCCCAGCGCTATAACCAGGAACAGGGGGCAAACGAGAGGCACTAAACCTCCTCGCCCACCAAAACCTGCTTCTTTTATTAGCTCTACTCTTTGCTTAGAGTCAGGTGAGggttcttctgtctttttttttttttttggtaaataatttcattagaGAGGAGACGAGTCAGGGAAGCGCATCCTGAGATGCCTTTTACTACAGGTGTTACTGGGTTACGTCCCATCTTTCCCAACTCTGATCAATATCTGTTCAACTTCCCATacgcttttttcttttctttttttttttttttgaggttgcACGTGTTAAACTcaggcatttctgaaatatgGAGCATCAGGGATGAATACAGGAGTGACCGTGGTGGTGCTGCCCATTTATTCCTCAAGGCATATCCCAACATTCTCACccatttttccatttatctgCGTTTCTGAATTGCTGTTGGCACTAGGCGAGTATTTTGACTTCTCAAGCTGCCGAAGACCTGACGCAGGTTCAGGTTCCGGAGGCTGAACGATGCACAAGGCCAagggaagactgaaaaaatctctcctttaaaaaaataatgattgttTTAAGTCTTAACAGACATGAGGTCATATTGTCatgatccccccccccccccaagggaTGTTACTAAATCCAGTTTTTTGGTGCTCTTAAAGAACAAACCCTAAAAGGCCAAATGGGACAGAAACGGGACGAGATCCTGGCTGCTCACTGAGAGAtggtaaggggaaaaaaaaaaccaaaccaaacccaaaaaccccaactcaAACCCTCAAAGCCATTGCTTTTGCGAAATCTCGCCGTGAAACTAATGATTCTGGAGATCTACCGTGTTCGCATCCATCCTGCTGGCGATGGGCATGGGCTACGGGAGATAGATGCGACCTGTGCGTCGGAGCTCCCTTACACCTTGCGTCAGACAGCACTGACCTGAGCTGCTCCCCTTCCCTAAAAAGGGCTgctaaaaatgcactttttttttttcttcccctcccccagaCTAAGAAAGTGAAGAATGTGGAGGCATAAGTAGTATTAAGGAATTTTTGGTTAATGCAGGGAGAACAGAGACGGCCAAACTGCCTGAAACAAAAGAGGATGCAGAACACAGTGCTAACGACGGCAGGAAACGGTACCCACAGTTTTTCAGATCAAAATAATCACTTTATTAAGGTATCCGAAGTGCCGGCGTGTGCCGGGTGTCACCGCAAAGCCATCGTGGTGCTAAAACCTGTCTGCAAGGATGGAGCTGGGTGTGACGACACCGAGCATCACGTCCACCCAAGCACCCGTGCGAGCCGCCGAGATTTGATATAACGCGattccaaagcaaaacaagacgCGTAATTGCTATTTAATGCGCCACGAGCAGGTTTTTCACTGCCTTCAAGGCATCAAAACCATGTTGGTCTATTTGGGCAGGAAAGAGTGCTGTAAATTTATGGAGAAACCCGCCCTAAACCTAATGACGCTGTTTTGTATGTACCAGGGATGAAATATGCCATCATTGATGTCTGATCTGAACTTATCTAAATAGTCactgatgtgtttttttttttttatagccaGGTATCTTCagtgctccagtgcctggacttttttatttaagatttataataatttaaGATGGGACGTAACCCAGTAACACCTGTAGTAAAAGGCATCTCAGGATGCGCTTCCCCGACTCATCTCCTCtctaatgaaattatttaccaaaaaaaaaaaaaaaaaaaaagacagaagaaccCTCACCTGACTCTAAGCAAAGAGTAGAGCTAATAAAAGAAGCAGGTTTTGGTGGGCGAGGAGGTTTAGTGCCTCTCGTTTGCCCCCTGTTCCTGGTTATAGCGCTGGGAGAGCCCATGACAAAGCTCTATAAAGTTAAATATTGTGAtttataacaataaaaaaaaagtgcctggACTTCCCAGCCTGGACTTTTACTGGGCATAACTGTAATTAGTAATAATAAGTACGTtatgaaatagtaatttttttaaactatgtattttttaaaaaaaatattttttgtttcttaatttttgaaGCCTCGCACAGTGATTAAAGCACTAAACTCAAGCCTTTGAGTCAGGAACTCTTTCGGGGAGCTGCTTCAAACCCCAGCTCGTGCTGCAACCCCAGGAAAAGCCGTTCCCGAGCGCAGACCTGGGACGGTGAGACTTAAACACGCGCCGTCCAGCAACGTCACCGCCCAACGTCGCCGTGACCCGCAGGTCGGTCAGCTTACGGCATCCACACCTCCGGCTGCAGTCCCTCTGGCTACAGCAACTTTCCTTGGCTGCCGCAGatagtttgggggggggggggggcacaaaTGCCCCAGTAGCTTTAGGTGGTTTAAGGAGCATCAGTGGTTTACCCTCCGGTTTGGGGCGGCTCTGGCCGTTCGGCAGCCTGCCCATGTgccacccagccccagccttgGAGAGAGCTGGCGCAAAGACGGGGATGACCCCTTGCCCGTGCAAGAGGAAGGCTCCATTTTAACCGTTTCCCTCTACCTGGGGCTGTTCACTCCCTCTTTTGCATCTGCTGTAGCCGTGGGTTTGGTCCAGCACCAGCTGGTACTTGCAGAATCCCACGAGAGCTGCAGTTTGGGTTCATGGTCAGTAATTCCACCTACCAGTGCGCTCCCTGGGGTCCCTAAATAGGCAGTGTTGACACTAGAGGCACCAAACACTAGTGACCAAGGTGCATTTTAAGACAAGACACGGCACTGCTGGAGCACCCCTACCATCGGGGCGCAGTGCCCTCAGAGCCACCCAGAGACGCGCTGCTTTGCAGTCAGATCTGGACTCTGGGTGTAAAGCACTTTTGGGATGTACAGGGAAGACTCTGGCACGGTTCTGCATCCCAAACATCCTCCCCAGATGGCAGGGAGGCCGAGGGCAGCCTGCCAGGTAGGCACAGGACCACACGTGCTGCCCACCAGCCCCATCCTGCACGCCACAGCCCCCCGCTCTCGCTCCACGCACATTTACAACCACTTGCAATAGGTGGACGGTGTTAAGGGcgggtggggaaaaaaaaaaagcgtgcTTGCAGCTTTCCCTCCCTCCAAGCCATCCCCAAAGGGAGCAAACTCATAGTAACAGGCTGCAAAGTGAAGTGAAAAGTAAGTCTTTATTGTGCACGGAGCAAAGATTGCACTGCTGGAGCGGCTGAGATCACTGCGCTCCTCAGCACCCATCCCGTGGTCGGCCACGCGccgcagcccagcccagcccctccagTGATCCTGCACCCTTTCCCCACGGAAAAAATCAGACAAGAGGGTGTTTCGCTGCCGCCTGCCCTTCCCAGAGCCCCGGTGCCCATCCTTGGCCCCATATCCACCGGCTGCCGTGGCACACCGCAGTTCCTAAAAAGCGGCTGAATAAACAGGGATAACCAAACTGCCTTTCCCGTGGGGTGCTGGCGATGAGCCGCCCCACTCCCCTCCTCTCGCTTCGGGCATTTCCACCCCAGGCTgcatctcccctctcctcccgtggggcagggagggatcACGGCGGCCGTACGCGGGCAGGGACGCGCAGGTATCTcgggctgattttttttttaaagaacgGTTTATTCGCTCGCAAACAGACGGTCGCATCCCTTTGacctagattttaaaaaaaaacccagtgtgTACAAAGTCACAGTCACGGCTTGAAGAGCACAAGGCAGCACCcacgggggggaaaaaaaaagtcattaaaaagtcCCAGCGTTATGTACAGCTAAGTGCCAGCTCGAGTATTCACAACACAGTAACGTACTGCAATCAGTCGCTTAAAAGTAGTTCCCTTGAGAAACAACCTTCCACTCCGGCAGGGCCGGAGTCCGTCCCGTCCTGTCCGTCCGGCGATGCTCAGTGCCGCTGGCAGGTGTGCAGGCGGGAGGCGTCGGAGGGGCCGTGCTCTCGCTGGAGGCGGCACGCCAGGCCCTCGGCGCACTGGCACCGCTGGAAGATTTCCAGGCCGTGGGTGCCTTTCCGCCGGTGCCGGGTACACACCTGCCCTTCCCGCAGCACCGGCTTGCAGATTTTGGACCAGAAGTGACGGGCGCAGCACAGCCCGGCCGCGCAGTCCGACGAGCGCAGGCAGAAGTCCCCCTCCTCACCTGCGTGGGGACAGCGCGGCACGTGTTCAGCCCGGACCGACCCCACGGGGGGGACagtggggcagggtgggcagcccCACGGGGGACGGTGGGGGTCACAGCACCGGGGACCCCCTTACCTTTGGCAGCGGGGAGCCAGGCGGGAGCGGGCGTCCGTCGGGGCAGAGCCTCAGCGCCGATCTCGTCCAGCTCGGCGGCTCCGTGGGGAGGCTCCGGGGGGGTGCAGAGCCCTGCGGGAGGCAGCGGGGCGGCTGTCAGCCACGGGTGGGACCCCGACACCCCCTCCCGCGGATACCCCCAGGGTGTCGTCGgcgtgtcgtgtcccccccccccccgccccccaagcCCTGCCGCCCCTCACCGTTGCTGCAGGTCGTGCCGGGGCAGCACATGGCGTCGCGCAGGCAGCGCTTGCGGCGTCTCCGGCAGGCGAGGCAGAGCGGGGCGCCCCCGGCACGGGCCGCCCCCCCGCAAAACTCCTCGGGGCCGCAGTCCTCGTCCTCAGCGCAGGGgaaaggctggggggggggggttgcagaAGGGGGGGGGGTCAGCGGGGCCGCCAGCCCGCTCATCCCCGGTGTGTCCCCCCCACTCCATCCCCGCTGTGTCCCCCCCCTACTCCATCCCCGgtgtgtcccgtccccccccaacTCCATCCCCGGTGTGCTCCTTCCCCCGCCCTCCATCCCCGGTCCATCCCCGCTCCTACCTGCCGGGTGGCGGCCGGCGGTGGCTTGTTGCTGCCGTCGaagggggcggcgggggcggcgctGGCTTCTGccgccccccccgggggggggtcccttGATGGCGTTGGAGCTGAGGGCGCCGCCGggagccgccgcccgccccgccggggccgcGCAGCTCAGCGCCGCCAGTAGCGCCACCAGCCCCCGCATCCtcgtcccgtcccgtcccctcccGGCCCCTCGTCCCCGGTGGTGTCCCTCCCGTCTGCGCAGCAGCTCCCGCGGTCTCCGAGCAGCAGCTACCTGCGCTGCCCGCCGCTGCCTTTATACCCCCGGGGGCTGCCTCCTGCGCCCGCCCCCTCGGGGAGGAGGGCACGGCGGATGGGATTTCAAAGGGCCCCCGGGGGGTTGTGCCGATGAgcccccaaaaccaccccccaccccgccccgaGGGCTCCGTCATTGGCCGCCCGCCCGGGAGGGGGTTTCGCAACGGCGAGggcagacacccccccccgtgtcccgtcccccgtccccccccggcatccctcctccccccgcccggTCCCGGCCAGATGCTCCGCACGCCCCGACGCCGCCGCTGTCTCCAGCCGGGCGCGCCGCCTCTCCCGACGGGGGGGACGGGGAAAGGCGGGGGGGGCCTCACCCCATGCAACCCCCCCCCagtggctgggctgggagccGCGGTGGGGTGCAGAGAgggcccccccttccccggtgGCAAAGTCGGTCCTTTGGTCTACTATAAGTCtgcgttccccccccccgccgtccTTCCTGGCGCCAGCGCAGCTTTGCAGGAAGGGAGGGGGCCGCTGCGCGACCCCCCGGCCCGGgctgtgtgtggggggggggggcggagacGACGGGACGAGACACGGGGGGGGAGTtggggggggctgagccccgGTCCGCACCCCCCCCACCGGTGCCCGTcgcccccccccgcgccgctcCTACCCGCGCACTCGCCTGACCCCAGCCCGGACAGCGCCTCCGTcgggatggggagggggcaacactgggggggggggggaagggtcCCGGGGCCTTTGATGCCGGCAGATCAAAGgggtccgtgtccccccccgccccatttCCCCCCCGGTCCCTGCCCCGGCGCCCTcgggccccccccgcccctcccgggGCAGCGCGGCGCGGCCGGCACCacggcgccccctggcggccgCGCTGGGGCAtcgcccgcccccccccccgccccagggaGGTTACGCGAGTGCGGGAGCAAACCCCAATTaattaaactgctttttcatGATGACGGCCTAACGctctcattcatttttcttaggcggggtttgaaagaaaacagaggcaaaaagcCTGCCCCCCTCCCAAACCGGTGACTCCCGTGAGGCTGGGTGATGTCAGACTCCACCGTCCTGCCgttaacaccccccccccccagcgctcACCCAGGGCCCCGCTCAGCGGGGAGCTGCTATCGGGTATTTCAGGCCCAAGAGGCTCAAGCCGGGCTAATAATTGGCTGGGAGAGTTTCGGCGAGCGCCTAACGCAGGTGTTGGCGGAAGCCGTGTCGCTGAGTCAGCGGCCGGCACGCATCCCCGCACAGTCAGGCGAAGCGGGGGCCTTGCTATTTTTAGCCTGCGAGAATGAGGGCCACACCTTGCCCCGAAATTCCCGTGTTCCCCCGGCAGTTTCAGGTGAGGAGCACGTCACCCTGGGCTTTCTGTTGTGTCTGTGATCGCTGCATCCTGCAATACCCTTTTCCGATGTTTTTCTGGCTCCTGCTTAGGCACTTATCAAATTTATTTCCCTCTTGGAAGGATGTTTTCTGGCTCCCTTTTATCACCTTCCCCGGTTTTTACCTCCCGCGGTGTCCGCGCAGCACTGAAGCACGCCCCTAACCATGACCTTGCTGCGGTTTACAGACAGTCGTGTCACGCAGGGGCCGAGCAGTTTCCCGGGGATGGATTTAAATCCACTGGGACGAGCAGAGCCTCAGTCTCCCAAATGCTGCAAAACGTAGGCGTCATCCCGCGCACACCGCTGACATCTTCGTGACAGCCCACCGCTCTGCTGCGCCTCCACGTCACCGCCTCTCGGCATTAACCGTAAGGGACAGTGGGGACGAGGATACCGTCGTTTTTTGGCATGGGTGTTGTTCGCAGTCACGTCCCAGCTCGTGTCGGGAACCCAGTCCAGTCCCTTCCCAGCCGGGCGCCCTGCGCTCGCGTGTATTGGCACCAATCGAAATACCGAGTGAATTCTTCATCCCCAAAGAGTAAACACGCTGTAAACGTCCTCACTGCTTTAGCACGCTCAcagaataatttgggttggaaataaactggggggggtggtgtcaCCCGGTGCCAACCCTGTTCAGAGCTTCAGCCGGGCTGCTCCAGGCGATGCCGGAGCTCAACCAAGCACTACAGTGCAGCAACCATGGCCATTTGCCTTTGCATCCTGCAGAAAAACTGGATGAAGATACGAGCCAGGACCCCGGTACTAATCTACACATATCACACGTTTCATTCGGTTATCTCTTACTGCATATCGTCATAAACGAGAATAAAAAAATCCGATTTAATCGCTAAGCAGAAGCACTCCCCCGAATTTGGCTTCTGCCGTGGAAGAAAGATGGTGACAGCCGttcaaaagtaattatttttatttcaactctATAAAGTATACAACAGGCACTCGGCAATTACAGCTGCAGggaaaatacagagcaaaacaaaagcggttaaagtttatgaaaaaaagttcTTAAGTCTACATCAAAAGAGTACAACCGGCTGGCAACCGGTGGATGACTGACGTTTTTCCgacaaacaaaacctctttcatttaagaagaaaactggagaaagaaagaatacaaaataaaggaCCAGTGTAAAAACAGCGTAAACTGGGACTCGGGACAATAGGTAACTCCAAACGAGAATTTCCCCTTTTGCCGGTAAAACCCTTAAAAGCGCCCGAGTCTCAGCGTTACGCCTGGTTTACGCGGCCGGGGAGCTGCGGAGGACGCGGAGCTTCCAGCTTTCCAGGGCTCGCCTCCGCGGTGGGTTGCATATAGGAGGAGTGGGgacggggggaggggggcaaaaAGCACGGATCCTGTTTTGTTGAGTGGTGCGAATGAGCGACGCCTTCGCGTCGGGGTTTCAGCTCAAAAACTGCAGGTCAGGTTGCACACCGAGTcgctcatttttttttttttttggtttgggttttttgttttctttttttttttgtttttttgttttttttttttccgggcAGGAGATTTCTAACGGGGTTTGTATAAGACGGGAGGTCGGCGCTGGACGGCACGATGGGTTGAATCTGCACAGCTTAGCAAAACAGGAATACCTGTCTACGGACTGATAGGATGTCATATATTAATTTGACCCGCACATAACATTTatacatttcacagaaatgacTCTGTATCTCATTAACAGATACACAGCTCTGGTACATTGAACAGAAATAAGAGAACGACTT
This window harbors:
- the DKK1 gene encoding LOW QUALITY PROTEIN: dickkopf-related protein 1 (The sequence of the model RefSeq protein was modified relative to this genomic sequence to represent the inferred CDS: inserted 2 bases in 1 codon; deleted 1 base in 1 codon), with amino-acid sequence MTEPSGRGGGWFWGLIGTTPRGPFEIPSAVPSSPRGRAQEAAPGGIKAAAGSAGSCCSETAGAAAQTGGTPPGTRGREXGRDGTRMRGLVALLAALSCAAPAGRAAAPGGALSSNAIKGPPPGGAAEASAAPAAPFDGSNKPPPAATRQPFPCAEDEDCGPEEFCGGAARAGGAPLCLACRRRRKRCLRDAMCCPGTTCSNGLCTPPEPPHGAAELDEIGAEALPRRTPAPAWLPAAKGEEGDFCLRSSDCAAGLCCARHFWSKICKPVLREGQVCTRHRRKGTHGLEIFQRCQCAEGLACRLQREHGPSDASRLHTCQRH